From Rhopalosiphum padi isolate XX-2018 chromosome 2, ASM2088224v1, whole genome shotgun sequence:
tggaaaaaattcgatgattttaattattattaatcacagATAACCCTTATAACGCgtgtttttgattaattatatgacggtattttttttaattgtactcggaaatataaaaataccgatggaatatattttaaaataggaattaCCTACCAGCTaccggaataaaaataaaatttaaaaagtaggtAAGTATTTGACGTAACGttgttatatatacctatgatttgatttatttgaaaaatgtacacGTATTAATGGTCTATCAACAAAATCAACTCGAGATGAATTACCCGTCAGAAACTTTTGGCGGTATACACgagttaaatgtatttaaatgtatttttttcatgcGGGTCGTCGGGTACTTGTAttgatttagaattaaaaaataaaaaagtattacatACACCGCTAAAGCAATaatgtgaaatattaaataatatgagatCGGGCGGCGCACATGTGcagttacctattatattatataacaacactatcaaaacaaaatgcatattatatgtgtgactgcataatatgctattacggaatttcgttataaattaataaattataataatattcataataacgTTCGATGATTTATCGTGGCTGGTGCTTTCCGTCAAAAACTCATGCGTttcaggtataaaatataataatatcgccaCTGGCATGTCGCGCTTGTCGTGATGACGACGATatcatataataggtaggtacctagtaATAGTGGCGGCGTGAACTTTTTTATTTCTCGAGGCCAATATATAGATAGCCACTATAAAGGACCCGAAGAGGTTGACCATCACCACCACctgaatattgtataggtattacaaAACCGTGcatgtaataatatgtcatattttataGCTGACGGGCACTGCCTCCCAATTGGTGGTCGTGAGACAATGATGGTCTCATGAATTATTCTATCGCCCAgccaccataataataatattgcattataatgATATGCGACTTTTTCCTTTTTTCCAATCAGGTGATGGAGAAGAGAGAAAGACACGTGCTGTACCCTTGGACGCAGTGGAACACATCGACCGGCACGCAACGCCGTCCGTCGCTCAACACAGCAGCCGTGGCATCACCGGCGGCGTCCGACCGTTCCATGTCATCGTCGTCTTCATCGTCAGTGAACGCCCACGCGGTGTACGGCAAATCAccaaacaacaacaacaacaattgcAGCAGTAGTAGCAACAgtagcaacaacaacaactcaTTTGGTTACTGGAGCGGCGGCGTCGGTGCGACGGTAGCGGCGGCGTCGGCGACAGCTGATTGCACGTTGTCGTCTTCGTCGGCCAGTGAACTGAGCTTTTCGCATTGGGCGGCCGTCGACGCTACGTCGTCACCGCAACAACAGCAGCATCAGCAGCAGTACCATTACTACCAAAACCcataccaccaccaccaccgccaacaacaacaacaacaacaacaacaacaacaacaacaacaacaacaacaacaacagccgGTCACGGGCTGGACACCGGTGGCGGTCCAATCGTCACCGTCTGACTGCGGCCGGTCAGTGTCATCGGCCGAGTTCGTTCAGCACAACGCCGCGGACGGCCGCTCGGCATCGCCAACGGTCCGCTGGCCGTCGCGTCTGTTCTACTGCGTGAACACCGACAACAACACGATCAACAAGTTGGTTGAGCACTATTGCACGTTCTGCTACAAGAACCACGAACCGCCCGAGGTGTACGGTGGCCACCTGGTCCGGGACGACACGCGCACCACTTGTCCCAAGCTCAGGGCGCTCCGGTGCAAGCACTGCAACGGCACCGGCGACAACGCGCACACCATCAAATACTGTCCGTTTTTGTATTCGAACTACAGTTGATGGATGGCCGGCGATCGTGTTGTGTAGACGTCATGCGCGATCGATCGATTTCGCTGGACGTTTTGTTGGACGGGTGGGTGGCTGGTTAGCGGGTGGGATGGGGTCTGAGGGTTATCGAGTGATCGTTTTTTCGTGTCgatcttgattttttttcgttttgtatatatcatataaatgtgtAAGTACTCGAATTTACCGTTATTTAGCCATTGCATGtgtgttattatcataataataatgttagtgatcattattatttttttaaaatttttttatctatatctTTCGCACTCATTCGCgagttaataacaattatatcgaCACTCTCGAACGAGCTGATAAGATAAGTACGATTTTATGAGTTTACAATGACCGTCACCGTTCGTTTATCATCATAATACAAGTCTACAATATGcttgatgttatattatatttagcagtcggttgataataataatgtaatgttacGCTTGTTCGTTGTTGCAATATGCGTCGTGCGTGTAGCGTGCACACACCGTGCACCTCGCGACGGCCGTTCTTGTCACAATTCCGCCGTCCCTATGTAAACTTTACACGGCAATACCTTCCTAAATTTTTACACTATTATAACGATAACGACCGGTGTGGGTCTAGACTTTAACTGTACAgagaagataaaaataaaatccagaACTTTCTTACGATGTTGATGTGTAGTTGCTTTTCTAtggtttgttatattattctttttgttATGCATTATTCGTTACGGTAAACTTTTCTTTATTCGGAgtcgttattattaattttatttttttatcattattattaatatttaatattatatttcacggACGTTAGACACGCATGCTAAAATTATTCATGTTggtattctaaaaattaaaaaccattcagagtttgttttgtttttttaatcgttggatgaaatattttttacatcggcatattataaaatatagtttattatttattttggctATAACGTTGTTTTGAGTTGAATAGGTTCTGTGACGCctcgttaatataatttatataaattaccacttattaatgttaaaaatttattatatttcgtgtattgcgtatgttaatattgtatagtgcAACTCAAAAATATCAATCCGTGTATTTTGTGACTCATCGTTAACACATATCATACACTGTTCCAATATAGGTATTCAAATttagctatatttttaatattgtaaatattgttattttaaaaatatgcagatAAATGTactgtattaaatgtatatataatattgtaatttgtttgaTGTACTCGtaattatgtgatattattttgtcttgaaaaaaataactataattctaAGGTAATAGTTTTTCAATATCTTATAACAAATCACACGACTAATAAATGAACTATTATTAACTACAATGACtatgttatattgttgttatgCACATTGACAATCGAACGTTCTTCGGTAAAACCACTTACTATTTCATAGGATGAAATAAGTAAGTTAAATACATAACACAAATAatgaagtatataattattgccGCTTGGACGagaaatgcatttaaatataaaacgtttttaaaaactattttaattaaatagttatagtctatgacctatatagtatagtcatagtaaaatttattatcgagagttgaaatattttaaatggtgaACTTTAAGTACCTACTTGTAGTTTTGTGTTTGGAAAcagaatgtattttataaaaaaatgttgatggtttaatacattatgtatttaatataaaaaaaattaaataagtaatcgAATTGGTAAAACAAAAAGTATTCAAACCCTGGGGCCTGgatgcaaattattttttgtaagtacTCCCTATTAAAGGTGTAGTCGCAGTGTGTTAGGAACGATCACAGTCGTAATCACATTTCGATTATTTTCTGAAAAGGTAATTCtgcacttaacatttttttccgtTTCATAGATACACATAGAAAATAGTAAAACctccatattaaataattgaaattaaagtataattaccctttactcataataattataataaataatataatttgttttttatcagaagcatttatttatttttaagttagttatgatttattaagtATTGAGTATCTAACTAAAAAAATCTTCTGGTAAAACATAGATAAagctatactttattttaattgttatgaaaagttattatataacattgatTCGGACAATGTAATCACTATgagtgaaataaaaatgaaggtttaatatttaacttaatacatGTGTGTAAGCAGacgaagaaaaaattaaataggtttaGTGATAAGCCCTTTTATAAGTTCATAGCGACGCAAGTACACTACCGATTAATGATGAGTAAAAGATTTGATTGAGGTAAAAACTTATTGTGTACttctataatagtattttgaattaggtaataaatattatagttattattattattttatttatactactatcagttttgtcattattattttgctgGAACACACAATATCAATTGAGAAAACGAGTTTCTTttcattatgaaaaataaagtcTCTtagtaatataactaaaaattattaaatatgagtttttttatttattagattttaataaatgaaaaattgacgACTTgacaattaatttaagtaatacaaatattaaataacgaaACCAGCATTCAAtactaaattagttatttttgatGACCACTTAAGATTTAATGTTGAGTACAGAGAAGGTGCTGGAGGGGGATATTAAGAGATTTAAGGTAACAGAGCAAAATTATACGTTTGGTATGCAATGCAGGACAGTCTAAGAGTAGGTAAATATAAGAGATCGCAGACGCTTTCAGTTAAGTGTAGTGTACAAAGAGGAGAGTCATTTAAGCCCTAACTCAAATGTATAGGCGTGATCGGATAAAAGCGAATGGCCCTCGTGGAGTCTGCTGAAACGGATAATAGTATTTCTTGGCAGTGCTCGACTGGGACAAATTAAAGTAGGCCAAGTAGGGGGACTctgtttactttaaaaaaagcGTCCCCATCGCTTGTTAAACATTATTGAGCTGTGGGGGCTATGCCCACATGGGCCACACCCCTTATACctctttttaaatcatatacaaatatttataaataattaatttaaaaataaaaaaaatacaggtTCTTATAAGACATAGGTTATTACTGTAcctattatgtacattgtacattataaataataataaaagtaaataaataaaaaacatccataaactattacctattagtattatgttgttttttatcTTCCAATTTTATCCTTTTTTGgataacttaatctaatcgccCTTCCCTTAGAACATCTCGTTATCGATTTTTATTATACCAAATGAGTAAATAAGGTTCAATAGAATACAAGCTGTAAAGCCgtatacgataaaaatatcGGAGTTCAGGATCGTATTGTTTGAAAGAGACATCGGCGATGTAGAGTTATCGCGAGGAGTGGGGTACTCGGATTAGACTCATTAAAATTTTCTGTAGATATAGCATAATTAATGATCATGGTAACTAATCGTTGTCGTTGATaaggatttattataattggagACAGAGtttgaagtatttaaaataggtggattatttataatatgttgaaattcAGCCAACCCAGAGAACGTCAGTATAAGTGAATCAGTACTTGATTTACATGCAGTGACAAGGGTGTAGCTGGGATCTGTACCACGATTAATAGTCAAAGAAGATTTGGTTTTATTGTCAGCGGGTAATTTACCTGCACGTGAGTTGCCGCCCAAAGATGatacatatagatattaagatatatGACACTAACGATTTAGATAATGTAAACTGTTGTAACGAGTAAGTAGACGGAATAACAACCGAATTGCTGAAAAGCGAATGAAATATGAGCTTATGCGCCAATATTGACCAAATATCTGGTAAAATACgctcataataaaacaatatttttaaaataaaaacgaatttggttttcaattaatataaagcaaggtttatcaatatttatattttattcatttattattaaataattatgatttttatcaaattagcatagatattattgtataaatttaaaactgtaaaatatattctaaaaactgtacaatgttgaaatatattttaaaataattcgcaTTTTCagtcatatatatattcatgtatacaaatatgagcccttattataatatattatatctatgcaGAGAGCTGAGAAGGAAAAGTAAGATAGGGGAATTGTTGGACATGGTCAGAATAAAACGAGTAAGTATATGAAGTATTAAATACACCCAAAGTaaaacataactatatataggaagattttttttattgcgtACTGACGATTGCGTGAAAAACGTATAGTGTGTATTTTTTGTGTCAAGGTAAATTTCACAACGCAATGCATTTTTCGGGTATGATGATATAAGTCAATCATACCATGACAAAAAACATCACACAGACCGACATCTTTCCAAATAATAATCacagttattattaacattattaacatattcgtttgataaaaaaattttatatatacaatacacgtaatagtatttaattatagtactgataataatactaagataatattttatgacattcGGTAAATTATCGTTGTCACTCATAAAACTACTCGAACTTTTGAAAAGTCGACCTGCTGTTTCGACTACAATGCTGCTTGTACTCGCACCGTCAATGTCCTGATTATTGGTTTTTGGTTATAAGATTACAACAAGCCCAACAAGGAACGCATACAAGTGTACAAAAATCCACTGTTTCCCGGCACTTGTAATAAGTTATGCCTTTAGAGGTATACGTACGTGTCAGTAGTGCAAATCAGGATTTTATTTCGTGGGTGAAGATCTGATAAAGATATGTATTCCCATTTCCCATACCATGCATTTAGATAGCTGCATACTGTAcagtaagtaaaattataaaaggcCACGCATGCAAATTGCATTGCAAATGACACACCACGCAAAGCCGTTCACgaaccaaaaaaataatgaaacagatttgttgaatataataaattatatattttcaattttatcacACAATAACTATatctatttgttaaataatagcTATTAGTTACTATCCACAAACATTGTTATTACGTGTCcgcatacatttatacaataataaaaataattttagtaccaACTTACCattgattgtaatttgtaggtatACAAGTTTGAAGTTTTCTTCCGCCACTtgttgtgtaaaataaattgttgttacctattatttatgataCCATGAATATAACTAGGCATATTATTTAGGCCATATTATTTCACTCAGAAATTATTACCTAgacttataaactatttaacatatggtttgaaaaacaatatttagaaattttcatttatcaattaaaatgatggacaacttttttttttatagataaaaagttggcatagtaaaatactaaaattcatGAGAAAACAAACTGTAGTGTCTTTTTGTAGGGTTTTGGGGCCACCAAAAGTTAGTGCCCTCAGGGCCGGTAAATACAGTAATGGTTCTGATAAAACATCAAGGGGGGCGGCGATTTCAAGTTGGTTGGGCTTCCAcaccataattacatatatcaaataaagaatacaatttgTTGATGGTCCCCTATCATAAATGAcgtataacttaatttttttacttcataatttaaaaagtttagttttattggaatttttatcAAGCAACTACCTTCGAATTATACTTACTTTTAAccgtgtacattatatattatatgataaaaagttTGCAAATGTGtctataatctaaaataaaatgcataatatatataatatataatgataatatgtaagatacttaaaatcattatttagataagctgtttaaaataatttaatatgcaaaaaaattaaacttattaataataattaataactataatattaggaTATTcagaatattgtatttataataattacttaaaaaaaattaataacgattaaattatttaaagtatgatGCGTTTAATTATATTCTAGAGTTTTAAACTCTAGTTGTAGGTTCTGTCTTTTgtgataacaaatattattccaTTGTTATCGtcctaaattttttatttaaaaaaaagtttgaacatatattataaaaataatccgaatagaaaaaatagaaaaaacccAAGGAGGTCACCACCCCCTGTAAACCATCACTGAGTAAATATTCTATTAGGCCTATGTTCACCTATGATATatgaatcattgtaaattcTTCATGTTGGTAAAGATATTATTTCATGTAGACCCGAAGTTCACTCACTGCGGTGCACTGCAACTGACACGTGTATTCGGACTTGAAGACAGAACCCCAACTCCTCTGCAACAAATCGACAAACGATACTGTTACATTGGCGTCAATAATGTTATCAGTCGACAGTCGTCACTATATtttgtctatatatttatattttttcatcgtCGTTATGGTCGTCATTTTATGAAGGTGGTTGTTGGCAGGATTCGATTAGCCttgtaagttttaatatattactatagttgTGTCATGAAATTCTATAGGATAAATGTAAAGCCTTAAAGGCAAGAAACAACCTGTCGTAATTTTCAAGCGAATCCCGaacattctaaatttaaatattttatataggtcaTAAACATATCCGTTTAATGATAACTCGCttataaaatcgaaatattgCGAAAAAACCGGAACACGAGAAACATTGTTGCCGAGATCGACAATATTCAACATAGCGTTGTAAACAATACTAAAACCATATAGCGAGGGTAAAAGTTGAACTTTCATCTAAAGTTTGGCGAAAATTGTCCGTGTCGCGCACGCTTATACATTGTAAGTCGTACCACGTagggtacctattatataggtatacgattacaatataatgtcgtatattatataatagatagacGACAAATGCGGGTGTGGCATTCTCATCTCAATTACATTGTTTTATACTGTCCGACGTGTTTTTTGCGTGTCGCCGATGAAAATACGACGAAACACGTTTGGACGCGAACACCACCCACCCCATAGCGTCGACGCGACGGCCGCGCGTTATCGCACGATTTTATTATACGCGTACATCATTatacggtaataatattattatattatgccattGATTGTACCCATCACCGTCGTTTTTTTAGCCACTACACAGTTGTCGCCCGCTGTGTtatctatatcatatatatatatatatacattatacaattgtcGTCGTTTGGCAATAATGATTTATCAATTCGTCGAGAGTCGCGCACACGATATAGTCGACCAGGTGCTCGTGACAGGTTGGGTTAGCTTACgctgacacacacacacacacacacacacacacacaacgcgGTTTCGAGtgttcaaacaaataataataataataatgacgatacATGCGCCCACGTCGAGCACCGTGTATTCCGCATATTATCGTGTGTGTGTTTTACTTCTGTCGTTTCTTCGTCCGCTATCTCGGCAGTCCGCGAACACACGCACCGACGAAAACGTCTGCCGCCGCCGACCATGACCCGCGGGCCGATCGCGGTCGCCGTCGTGTCGTTCGtaccaccgccgccgtcgtcgttgttgttgttgtttttgtcgTTGTCGTCGACGAGCGCCGGGTCGACCGCCGTGGGACGGCCGGTGGAGATCCGCGCGGCCGTCATACTGCCCGCCGAGTCCAAGTTCATCATTACGCTGTCCAAAGTGATGCCCGTGCTGGACATCGCGGTCCGCGACCTGTACGCCAAGGGCATACTCCGGGAGACGGACGTCACGTTCAGGTTCATGCAAAAGGACGACAACTGCGAGGACATCGAGGCCATGCGCTCCGGTTTCGAGCTGATCATCAACGGTCGCGTCGACCTGTTCCTGGGACCCACTTGCGATTATGGCGTCGGTCAGTTTATTTTAGATAAGATATTATCAGAGGCGTGTCTAGGACCAACATTTAGGACAGGCCTGGTTACATTCAGTATTCAGAgtgcttatataaataaaacaaatcttgtttttaatcttaGAATGCATATTTTGAGTATACTTAAGGGCTAAAAATCAGGGTAGGCCCGGGCCTACCCCGTTGGATACGCCtctggatattattattatatatatactgataAACGACtgtgacaaaaatatatattattatgatgagcAGTTAAGTCTGTGGCACGCCTGAAAATGACGAaacatttgatttgatttttgctCCTCAATCGTATATGTTTGTAAAATCCACTTGCTTAAGTATATAACCCTCCCCCTCCGCCGAAAAAcacaaacaaaatcaatttttatttgatacgtgaatgaaatcaaaaattgaaaCACAATGCTACAGCAGTACCTTGTGTGATAACAGTAAAAAATTGTTCACCTTTAAAGATAATACGATTACGTTATTGTGAAACGTATATACAGTTTATTTCAGCCTTCAATTTTCAGCGCCCTAAGCTCCATGCCATTGtagtttaaaatacctatatagatttaacaatgtagttttattttttaagaatttatcattatttcatttattataacctTGCGTTCcgattatatgtgttattattgtagtaaataaGTAACGTCATAATATCGTCGCATGTAGTGAATATTGGAACATCTTTATTATGCCACCGATGACTGACCGACTACAGGTCTCAGCAAATAGCAATGCCACAAGCGTATCTTACACATAGACAATACAGTAATTGATAATCCTGCTGATAAATGATGACCTCTAAGAAAACTACGTAAAcgcattttttaaacattgtgataaataaatatgtaaaagtataatatttgataatttaaagtttaggttTTCAAAAGAAAATCTTTAGATGGTTAAATAAGctattgataatttttgattatggGCTATAAATATAGTCAACATTTTATTCATCATAATTAAGTACATACTAGATAATATAAGTCTTAAGTAATgtcaatattttcttaaaattttagattttagtaaaattctttaattttcTATGATTTAGGGATGTAATAGATTCTAACACGTGAAGTTTACTAAACAGAAATGCTTGTATGGAAAAACTGTTTGAAAACAGTACCAatgacataaaattaataattataaataaagaagtATTCTTTAAACTTTATGGATGTCGCATTAACCATCCTCGTTAGTTCAACAACGTGTGAACGCAGTCTTTTCTCAATACGAAGACTAAACAAATGGCTTGAAAGTATTAGGTATGGTATAGCAATGCTTCACCAACTTAAgtgtcatataaattaaaaagattcGGATAATGCAATTGAAACAGAAGAAATATTaagcacatttttaaaattgattgaaGGTTATgtgttaacaatttaatataaaatgagttgacatttttttttttttaataaaagcattataaatattattttagtacatattattaaatattgtctgTATTTAATGTTGAAGGGTATGGGGCGAGGAACCCTCCACAGCTATACGAGTGTTACTTAATTGTACCATCCCCAAGATGAAAACTTTAGATACGCCACTGGTCACTGCACAACAGTACCTTTTATACACGCAGGAAAACttttcactataaaatataatacgaatacatTATCACGAATCGTACATACGGTAACCTAACCTATACGGTCCTAGTTTCGTTTCGAATCAAAAACTAACCTATTGTTAGTACTCACAGGAAGTAACATTGTATGTACGATGTATCGACTATATTCTCAAATAGTCGTATTGATTAAGCATCGACCAGGTGGCAGAGACCAATGATCACAGTACctataactatttaagtataaaatagaatataataacatggtatttttattattttattttttaaatattgtagcaATAAAACACGGTTTTATAggatttccatttatttttagtttctacCAAACGATATTTACTCGATAACCTCCCCCTCACTGACTACGTCGCTGTTACTTTGTATAAATATGACTGTGCAGTGTGTGTAGTTGTGGaagttaaattgtatacatttcgcAGTGACATCTCCACGCTTAAGGACGATGGCCTCGATAATATGTGTGGGCGAGtatgtattacgtatataattatggtCATGGGTAATGGAGTATACCCaggtatcaataattatttcgaaagggttgtaaattattaaagtagttTAACCACTGTGtgattatatatacgtatactgtatatataatattatatggttaaaagttttattttctaaaattacgaaatttttttttttttaaacttttacacATTTCTTTGAATGCCTTTAATTTGTATAGGGTTCGTTTTGATTGTATAGAAGTCGAGTGCATCGGTTAACATAATGCATGTATTGTAAATAGGCATTGATTGTTCATTGTAAAaagtattttgttaaaatgtacttaaacGTGTGGAAACATCACAAGCGCATACGTAATATGCTCATAAACACAACTTCGGTATACGGGTTTTggtttaatatactttataacacACAACTGTACATGAAcactatatttttacaatagtaACTGTGAATCGcgattagtaaatttaaaatgttttggtaAGAATAGTTTACATAGCTACTGAACCATGGTAAATGAGTTAACTTGTTTTATTTcttgcataaaaataatttaaaaaacaattgccGTTCTGTGTATAAATTTGCGGGTTGCAGAACATCaacaataattgcattattttataacattttttttttcacaccgTGGGCACGACTCATCGTCACGCCTTTCATTTCGAGAAAAATCCCCTTAATATGTTGAGCCGGCGCATCGTCGTACTGCAGTTTAATTCGAGTTGTCCCgcaatacttgaaattttaattgcAACTATAGTAACATCGAGCTAACTGCATT
This genomic window contains:
- the LOC132923092 gene encoding myb-like protein AA isoform X2, which codes for MSDINLSINSSSDSSDISFQSNQSIDNDDNDSLAVVTQSYCGNSIIVAPILPQSRCINQNNQRSLTWNISLTDEQDEISENFLRMYNEPITVAEKFGPAILTVPENIRKQADELFKPSEINPNEIFDWVMEKRERHVLYPWTQWNTSTGTQRRPSLNTAAVASPAASDRSMSSSSSSSVNAHAVYGKSPNNNNNNCSSSSNSSNNNNSFGYWSGGVGATVAAASATADCTLSSSSASELSFSHWAAVDATSSPQQQQHQQQYHYYQNPYHHHHRQQQQQQQQQQQQQQQQQQQPVTGWTPVAVQSSPSDCGRSVSSAEFVQHNAADGRSASPTVRWPSRLFYCVNTDNNTINKLVEHYCTFCYKNHEPPEVYGGHLVRDDTRTTCPKLRALRCKHCNGTGDNAHTIKYCPFLYSNYS
- the LOC132923092 gene encoding myb-like protein AA isoform X1 — its product is MSDINLSINSSSDSSDISFQSNQSIDNDDNDSLAVVTQSYCGNSIIVAPILPQSRCINQNNQRSLTWNISLTDEQDEISENFLRMYNEPITVAEKFGPAILTVPENIRKQADELFKPSEINPNEIFDWVNTKVSCILSSSYQQYLKSIPLNVMEKRERHVLYPWTQWNTSTGTQRRPSLNTAAVASPAASDRSMSSSSSSSVNAHAVYGKSPNNNNNNCSSSSNSSNNNNSFGYWSGGVGATVAAASATADCTLSSSSASELSFSHWAAVDATSSPQQQQHQQQYHYYQNPYHHHHRQQQQQQQQQQQQQQQQQQQPVTGWTPVAVQSSPSDCGRSVSSAEFVQHNAADGRSASPTVRWPSRLFYCVNTDNNTINKLVEHYCTFCYKNHEPPEVYGGHLVRDDTRTTCPKLRALRCKHCNGTGDNAHTIKYCPFLYSNYS
- the LOC132923092 gene encoding mediator of RNA polymerase II transcription subunit 13-like isoform X3, giving the protein MYNEPITVAEKFGPAILTVPENIRKQADELFKPSEINPNEIFDWVNTKVSCILSSSYQQYLKSIPLNVMEKRERHVLYPWTQWNTSTGTQRRPSLNTAAVASPAASDRSMSSSSSSSVNAHAVYGKSPNNNNNNCSSSSNSSNNNNSFGYWSGGVGATVAAASATADCTLSSSSASELSFSHWAAVDATSSPQQQQHQQQYHYYQNPYHHHHRQQQQQQQQQQQQQQQQQQQPVTGWTPVAVQSSPSDCGRSVSSAEFVQHNAADGRSASPTVRWPSRLFYCVNTDNNTINKLVEHYCTFCYKNHEPPEVYGGHLVRDDTRTTCPKLRALRCKHCNGTGDNAHTIKYCPFLYSNYS
- the LOC132921414 gene encoding atrial natriuretic peptide receptor 3, which encodes MTRGPIAVAVVSFVPPPPSSLLLLFLSLSSTSAGSTAVGRPVEIRAAVILPAESKFIITLSKVMPVLDIAVRDLYAKGILRETDVTFRFMQKDDNCEDIEAMRSGFELIINGRVDLFLGPTCDYGVDLVARMIKFWNAPLLTTGGFTNDFSLEKRDPKSKYFLLVRTGMLDFQDIADVVVSVLNRVFSDIRGKTYYLYTTLMGIGEYLENSLVG